A single Pseudodesulfovibrio aespoeensis Aspo-2 DNA region contains:
- a CDS encoding GGDEF domain-containing protein: protein MLKQTIKRGKRPELMWGLGLDDSLAGQIAQGVGPGFHIRNFPADSLPRARELSQEEKPCAAWVPWSVWSALSEQRRQEYRAQENTQRILIQDTGDEPLEMDTVLAEGFLTVVRTPLTRPKVQDAVFRAREVTSMYSDIYRMTEEILLERELLARKTDQLMFLNKILASATESLDPATILLNAKDTLSLVLPVKMVHAAFWTRQQDSGVADVELFLNGKMIPDTESLWVEHLMASAAEMGSGPVNGFNILHTDPARRPEFSLTPKDGKLVTMPLTAAHETFGCLVLLCEPDYRLGRDQVETFRSAVNHLGLALRNALIFKEVKLRADRDGLTRIYNRHSFDERLIYEIKRRRRYNHDLSLLMVDLDHFKQVNDTYGHKAGDMVLRKVGEILTETFRTTDLAARYGGEEFVVLLPHTSEEAAWKLAERIRESIQGCVFRFDGHEFSVTASIGVASVEAGALTRDDDLLIKADKALYKAKNNGRNMVVISRPEGAAQAVTN, encoded by the coding sequence ATGTTGAAGCAGACGATAAAGCGGGGCAAGCGGCCCGAACTCATGTGGGGGCTGGGCCTGGACGATTCGCTCGCTGGCCAGATCGCGCAGGGGGTCGGCCCTGGATTTCACATTCGCAATTTTCCGGCGGATTCCCTGCCCCGCGCCCGCGAACTGAGCCAGGAGGAGAAGCCCTGCGCGGCCTGGGTGCCGTGGTCCGTGTGGTCGGCCCTGTCCGAGCAGCGCCGCCAGGAGTACCGGGCGCAGGAGAACACCCAGCGCATCCTCATCCAGGACACGGGCGACGAGCCTCTGGAGATGGACACGGTCCTGGCCGAAGGGTTCCTGACCGTGGTCCGCACGCCCCTGACGCGCCCCAAGGTGCAGGACGCAGTGTTCCGGGCCAGGGAGGTGACGAGCATGTACTCGGACATCTACCGCATGACCGAGGAGATCCTGCTTGAGCGCGAACTCTTGGCGCGCAAGACCGATCAGCTCATGTTTCTCAACAAGATCCTGGCCTCGGCCACCGAGAGCCTGGACCCGGCCACCATCCTGCTCAACGCCAAGGACACCCTGAGCCTGGTCCTGCCGGTCAAGATGGTGCACGCCGCCTTCTGGACCCGGCAGCAGGACTCCGGCGTGGCCGATGTGGAGCTGTTCCTCAACGGCAAGATGATCCCGGACACCGAGAGCCTGTGGGTCGAGCACCTGATGGCTTCTGCCGCGGAGATGGGCTCCGGCCCGGTCAACGGCTTCAACATCCTGCACACCGACCCGGCGCGGCGCCCCGAATTTTCGCTGACCCCCAAGGACGGCAAGCTGGTGACCATGCCCCTGACCGCGGCCCACGAAACCTTTGGGTGTCTGGTCCTCCTGTGCGAGCCGGACTACCGGCTGGGCCGGGATCAGGTGGAGACCTTCCGCTCGGCGGTCAACCACCTGGGGCTGGCCCTGCGCAACGCGCTCATCTTCAAGGAGGTCAAGCTGCGTGCAGACCGCGACGGCCTGACCCGCATCTACAACCGCCACTCCTTTGACGAGCGGTTGATCTACGAGATCAAGCGTCGTCGTCGGTACAATCACGACCTTTCGCTGCTCATGGTCGATCTCGATCACTTCAAACAGGTCAACGACACCTACGGCCACAAGGCGGGCGACATGGTCCTGCGCAAGGTGGGCGAGATCCTGACCGAGACATTCCGCACCACCGACCTCGCGGCCCGCTATGGCGGCGAGGAGTTCGTGGTCCTGCTGCCGCACACCAGCGAGGAGGCTGCCTGGAAACTGGCCGAGCGCATCCGCGAGTCCATCCAGGGGTGCGTGTTCCGCTTCGACGGCCACGAGTTTTCGGTCACTGCCTCCATCGGCGTGGCCTCGGTCGAGGCTGGTGCCCTGACCCGCGACGACGACCTGCTGATCAAGGCGGACAAGGCCCTGTACAAGGCCAAGAACAATGGCCGCAACATGGTGGTCATCTCCCGGCCCGAAGGCGCTGCCCAGGCCGTGACCAACTAG
- the pbpC gene encoding penicillin-binding protein 1C yields the protein MRWPTRWWARLACALAPLALAGPLAFLFLNALFPLPPGWLDAPSGTRILDRTGIELRRFPAPDTRWRFPVTLDQVSPQLVTALVEAEDRWLFVHPGVNPLAVLRAAWTNAVSGRVVSGASTIPMQLARMAAPGPRTLGAKLAESFRALQLTLAHSKTELLEAYLNTAPFGGNIVGVGAASRIYFGKPPDRLSLGECALLAVLPRAPNRYDPSRHPQAAMAVRDRVLTLLAERGAVPEAEARRAMRQPMVAQRRPSPMLAPHFCLLARSRLGAETSLTTSLDLARQGNVERLLARHVERLRGLGISNGAVAVLDRRTREVLALAGSANFHDDSHQGQVNNALSPRSPGSTLKPFLYALAFDKGVALPQSRLLDVPVDYAGYAPENYAGTFSGRVTVTDALTRSLNVPAVRLLARTGLHDFHTLLVRAGLETIDRPAASYGLPLALGACEVRLIDLTNVYATLGQGGEHRPWRITPDTGEGPGTPLFTPEAALVVAGMLTGVTRPDMPDSWRLTRDRPAAAWKTGTSFGHRDAWAVGFGPTLAVGVWVGNPSGAPVKGISGATHAGPLFFDVLRALEEPGRDLHLAEAPALRTVTLCATSGLPAGPDCPHTVESLAGPTLALPRCAEHRRILVDKATGLRLEGSCLTTDASRRAVPLVVESLPPELAAWLASQGKPAPGPPGLSPLCRDVPGGRGPVILSPSSDTPYVLRHDAPASHQQVALRAASGEPDQPLWWYVDGHFAGTAAGAATLFWPMTEGRHTVSVTDSQGRTGSAAFRVLD from the coding sequence ATGAGGTGGCCCACACGGTGGTGGGCGCGTCTGGCCTGCGCCCTGGCCCCCCTTGCCCTGGCCGGACCGCTGGCGTTCCTGTTCCTGAATGCGCTCTTTCCGCTCCCGCCAGGGTGGCTCGACGCGCCCTCTGGCACCCGGATACTGGACCGCACCGGGATCGAGCTGCGCCGCTTCCCGGCCCCGGACACCCGCTGGCGGTTCCCGGTGACCCTGGACCAGGTCTCGCCCCAACTGGTCACAGCCCTGGTCGAGGCCGAGGACCGCTGGCTTTTCGTCCATCCGGGGGTCAACCCCCTGGCCGTGCTCCGGGCAGCCTGGACCAACGCGGTCTCGGGCCGGGTGGTCTCGGGCGCTTCCACCATCCCCATGCAGCTGGCGCGCATGGCCGCGCCCGGCCCGCGCACCCTGGGGGCCAAACTGGCCGAATCCTTTCGCGCTCTGCAACTGACCCTGGCCCACTCCAAAACCGAACTGCTCGAAGCCTACCTCAACACCGCGCCCTTTGGCGGCAACATCGTGGGTGTGGGCGCGGCCTCGCGCATCTATTTCGGCAAGCCGCCGGACCGGCTCTCGCTGGGCGAATGCGCCCTGCTGGCCGTGCTGCCGCGCGCCCCCAACCGCTACGATCCCTCGCGCCACCCCCAGGCAGCCATGGCCGTGCGCGACCGGGTTCTGACCCTGCTGGCCGAGCGCGGGGCCGTGCCCGAAGCCGAGGCGCGCCGGGCCATGCGCCAGCCCATGGTGGCCCAGCGCAGACCCTCGCCCATGCTCGCCCCGCATTTCTGCCTGCTGGCCCGGAGCCGGTTGGGGGCCGAGACCAGTCTGACCACCTCCCTTGATCTCGCCCGGCAGGGGAACGTGGAGCGGCTCCTGGCCCGCCACGTGGAGCGGCTGCGCGGGCTTGGCATCAGCAACGGCGCGGTGGCGGTCCTTGACCGGCGCACCCGCGAGGTTCTGGCCCTGGCCGGGTCCGCAAATTTCCACGACGACAGCCACCAGGGGCAGGTCAACAACGCCCTGTCGCCCCGCTCGCCCGGCTCCACCCTCAAGCCCTTTCTCTACGCCCTGGCCTTTGACAAGGGGGTGGCCCTGCCCCAGTCGCGCCTGCTGGACGTGCCCGTGGACTATGCCGGGTACGCGCCGGAGAACTATGCCGGAACCTTTTCGGGCCGGGTCACCGTGACCGACGCCCTGACCCGCTCCCTCAATGTGCCGGCGGTGCGGCTGCTGGCCCGGACCGGGCTGCATGACTTCCACACCCTGCTGGTGCGCGCCGGGCTGGAGACCATCGACCGCCCGGCGGCCAGCTACGGGCTGCCCCTGGCTCTGGGCGCGTGCGAGGTGCGGCTGATCGACCTGACCAATGTCTACGCCACGCTGGGCCAGGGCGGGGAACACCGGCCCTGGCGGATTACCCCGGACACGGGAGAAGGGCCGGGCACGCCCCTGTTCACGCCCGAGGCCGCCCTGGTGGTGGCCGGGATGCTGACCGGAGTGACCCGCCCCGACATGCCCGACTCCTGGCGGCTGACCCGCGACCGCCCGGCAGCGGCCTGGAAGACCGGGACCTCCTTTGGCCACCGCGACGCCTGGGCCGTGGGTTTCGGCCCGACCCTGGCCGTGGGCGTCTGGGTGGGCAACCCGAGCGGCGCGCCGGTCAAGGGCATCTCCGGCGCAACCCACGCCGGGCCGCTCTTCTTCGACGTGCTGCGCGCCCTGGAGGAGCCGGGCCGTGATCTGCATCTGGCCGAAGCCCCGGCCCTGCGCACCGTGACCCTGTGCGCCACCAGCGGCCTGCCTGCCGGACCAGACTGCCCGCACACCGTGGAGAGTCTGGCCGGGCCGACCCTGGCCCTGCCCCGTTGCGCCGAGCACCGGCGCATCCTGGTGGACAAAGCCACCGGGCTGCGCCTTGAGGGGAGCTGCCTGACCACCGACGCCAGCCGCCGGGCCGTGCCGCTGGTGGTCGAGTCGCTCCCGCCGGAACTGGCCGCATGGCTCGCCTCGCAAGGCAAGCCCGCGCCCGGCCCGCCCGGCCTCTCGCCCCTGTGCCGCGACGTGCCGGGCGGCAGGGGTCCGGTCATCCTCTCGCCCTCGTCCGACACCCCCTATGTGCTGCGCCACGACGCGCCCGCCAGCCATCAGCAGGTGGCGCTCAGAGCCGCGTCCGGCGAGCCGGACCAGCCCCTGTGGTGGTATGTGGACGGCCATTTCGCCGGAACAGCGGCAGGCGCGGCCACCCTCTTCTGGCCCATGACCGAGGGCCGACACACCGTCTCGGTCACGGACAGCCAGGGGCGGACCGGGTCCGCCGCCTTCCGCGTTCTTGACTGA
- a CDS encoding efflux RND transporter periplasmic adaptor subunit, translating to MTNILCVRSRLVVLCFLCLLPVLPGCGPDKKAPQADKSVPVTVVAVVREDVDYTLGAVGNVVPLASVEIKSRVGGIIEEQLVVNGQDVRKGDLLFRIDPRSFDLAVLEAEARLARDRAHLVKARENLRRYSTLRDMNVVAQQQYDDTYAEATALENTIRLNEATLAQSRLDREYAAITAPISGRVGIIQVNEGNVIKANDDRTLCVINQIRPINISFALPERFLGEVMDRLAQGEMSVEVTPSGSQTGPVTARLAAVDNAVDTATGTIRLLAAYHNDDNRLWPGQFARVDLTLRTIDDALLLPTRAVMQGLGGSYVYVIRPDASDPAAGVAEARDVVSAHILGERTVVSAGVAEGELVVLDGQVSLAPGAKVSIRKASPDAMGAAVVSGTAPPAAKAQGTAQ from the coding sequence ATGACAAACATTCTTTGCGTGCGTTCGCGTCTCGTTGTGCTGTGTTTTCTGTGCCTGCTGCCGGTGCTGCCGGGCTGCGGCCCGGACAAGAAGGCGCCCCAGGCCGACAAATCCGTGCCCGTGACCGTGGTGGCCGTGGTCCGCGAGGATGTGGACTACACCCTGGGCGCGGTGGGCAACGTGGTCCCGCTGGCCTCGGTGGAGATCAAGTCGCGGGTGGGCGGCATCATTGAGGAGCAGCTGGTGGTCAACGGACAGGACGTGCGCAAGGGCGATTTGCTCTTTCGCATTGATCCGCGCTCGTTCGATCTGGCCGTGCTCGAGGCCGAGGCCCGGCTGGCCAGGGACCGCGCCCATCTGGTCAAGGCGCGCGAGAACCTGCGCCGCTACTCGACCCTGCGCGACATGAACGTGGTCGCCCAGCAGCAGTACGACGACACCTATGCCGAGGCCACGGCCCTTGAGAATACCATCCGCCTGAACGAGGCCACTCTGGCCCAGTCCCGGCTGGACCGCGAGTACGCGGCCATCACTGCTCCCATCTCGGGCCGGGTGGGCATCATCCAGGTCAACGAGGGCAACGTCATCAAGGCCAACGACGACCGCACCCTGTGCGTCATCAACCAGATCCGGCCCATCAATATTTCCTTTGCCCTGCCAGAGCGGTTTCTGGGCGAGGTCATGGACAGGCTGGCCCAGGGCGAGATGTCCGTGGAGGTGACCCCCTCCGGGTCCCAGACCGGTCCGGTGACCGCCCGGCTGGCCGCTGTGGACAACGCGGTGGACACGGCCACCGGCACCATCCGCCTGCTGGCCGCCTACCACAACGACGACAACCGGCTGTGGCCCGGCCAGTTCGCCCGGGTGGACCTGACCCTGCGCACCATCGACGATGCCCTGCTGCTGCCCACCAGGGCCGTGATGCAGGGGCTTGGCGGGTCCTATGTCTATGTGATCAGGCCAGATGCCTCAGACCCGGCGGCAGGCGTGGCCGAGGCGCGCGACGTGGTCTCCGCGCACATCCTGGGCGAGCGTACCGTGGTCAGCGCGGGCGTGGCGGAAGGGGAGCTGGTGGTCCTTGACGGTCAGGTCTCCCTGGCTCCGGGAGCAAAGGTCTCCATCAGGAAGGCCAGCCCCGATGCGATGGGCGCGGCAGTGGTTTCCGGCACAGCGCCCCCCGCCGCAAAGGCCCAGGGGACTGCCCAATGA
- a CDS encoding alpha-2-macroglobulin family protein translates to MNAAKLKTLVIAALAVIVTVQAVWIARSPSLPGDGQLAVSELRVGPGRSGIEVELNGPADTQAVPAGEAATLTPQADGEWTWSNPYLLRFTARQMLAEDAEYTVELAPALKLAGERTFTVRTASFAVSSVDLAERVGDAPGSAVMVAALSFTGAVSPEDALAHVRLADQSDGSEVPLSAMTSWSSSYLELRSDPVAKTVEGRTYVLTVSRDLKMAGSALALGRDTTASIPVRLDPVLAYRGADAWSSPTGSGIRLTFSTPMDARRAAPFVTVKPETSHSLSADGPILILSGGFAPGTRYTVTIRQGLTAPDGALLDKTESAALTVPDVTPSADFVGTGLFLPRSARAGLVLEAVNTDRVELRVDRVYPNNLFAMLSEYGSRLFEDQWDYSGVPYTLGGTIFEATLRTDGERNKPVRVPVRLDSIRAGERGLFKVSATIPGQSGVKRWLALTDIGLTAKQGADGFLIWTVSNTSLAPLPGTRLTLISDKNQRLGTAVADERGAAKIPPTPDRGAGAPFMILAERDDDFAFLLLSRSAVDTTGLDVTGVTAPQSGLRAYLYGERDLYRPGETAQGVAVIRKDDLTAPAPMPLVLVQRDPRGREVRRLRLDSGDTGLAPFALDVADYALTGDHTLELLAGDTVIGSSRFKVEEFIPDRIAAEVTTDTTVYAPGQEVRAGVTASYLFGPPAANLPVTARVLLRAAPFTAKGFEEYVFGDPDADFAQQEIFEQEATLDDAGKASFVIPMPDGLAPPAALEAIILGRVSETGGRGVTARKRVVVHPHPYYLGVRALDKKGFAPAKPVTFDFVALTPDGAPAAHGPLSARLYRDRWRTAVRLTPSGGYRYESVNDPELISEQVVPAGTGPGSVSFTPPDYGSYRMLIDTVESPSSGASGASGVATFFCGGWGYSPWALENPARIELVLDKDHYQPGDNAVVQIRAPFPGRLLMAVEGDTVSDTRIIDLTGNTGEAVFPVKLAYGPNVHVTALLVRKASDVAEGSVGRAFGAAPLAVDTLANKLDPKVSAPAEVRPETALDIEVSLDKHVRPNAVITIAAVDEGIMQLSGADDPDPFGFFYARRALGVTSYDTFAMLYPDLARIMGAATPGGGMEMLAESQFMRTEGIRRVTPVAFWSGPLTVGDDNTVRWSVTLPDFQGALRVVAVGLDGKRLGTGRAMVRVRSPLAVSPTLPRFLAAGDEIEMPVTVRNDLGIGSGNTDSNATSTSGIDAITLEVTATGALTSTATPVTLQIARGTEQTVYLPVSALPGAGGDGTVTVTASAPIAATGTGKRETRRVVTHLPVRPVSPFRRELAFGALTGQSDELVPAASGFVPGTVTREAVLGGLPLARFAGKLENLLAYPYGCAEQTASQAFPLIRFGELARQYAPSLSGDTSPAFMVQSAIMRLLSMQADNGGFALWPGGESSPWVSAYVTHFLLEASRAGYTSPGMLERALDHMADLATARGSDLDPTAYALFDLALAGQADRGSMDELRDRRATALSPLARTLIAASYALAGDMDSCNTLLATRPVPADGRQPGGRMGSGLRDAALMLLALAEAAPSDPLLPQLAADVSRRMETPDWGTTQENGLAFAALGKTLAAASPAPLTGRIMAGEWAAPFADASSVTATTDTSDAPLRVELAEPAEGGQAEGNATVYWSVTTRGVPVPESLVPASHGLEVRRTFLDRSGAPADLSSLPQGALVIMKTELRSTGQGVENVVLQCLLPAGLEVENPRLDTTETAPLAADNELPLTGHQDLRDDRVLFFTDLPRTGWYAGYTQLRAVTPGRYGLPPVQAEAMYNPAIMAADAPGSVTVTREP, encoded by the coding sequence ATGAACGCCGCCAAGCTGAAGACCCTGGTCATCGCCGCCCTTGCCGTCATCGTCACTGTCCAGGCGGTCTGGATCGCCCGATCCCCATCCCTGCCCGGCGACGGGCAACTGGCGGTCAGCGAGCTGCGGGTCGGACCGGGCCGCTCCGGCATCGAGGTGGAGCTGAACGGCCCGGCAGACACCCAGGCCGTGCCCGCCGGGGAGGCGGCCACCCTCACCCCCCAGGCGGACGGCGAGTGGACCTGGAGCAACCCCTACCTGCTCCGGTTCACGGCCCGCCAGATGCTGGCCGAGGACGCCGAATACACGGTGGAGCTGGCCCCGGCCCTGAAGCTGGCAGGAGAGCGCACCTTCACGGTCCGGACGGCCTCGTTTGCCGTGTCGTCCGTGGACCTGGCCGAGCGGGTGGGCGACGCGCCGGGCAGCGCGGTGATGGTGGCGGCCCTCAGCTTCACCGGGGCCGTGTCGCCGGAGGACGCCCTGGCCCATGTCCGGCTCGCGGACCAGAGTGACGGCAGCGAGGTGCCGCTTTCGGCCATGACCTCGTGGAGTTCGAGCTACCTGGAGCTGCGCTCCGACCCGGTAGCCAAGACCGTGGAAGGGCGCACCTATGTCCTGACCGTTTCGCGCGACCTGAAGATGGCCGGGTCCGCCCTGGCCCTGGGCCGCGACACCACGGCCTCCATCCCGGTGCGGCTCGACCCGGTCCTGGCCTATCGCGGGGCCGATGCCTGGTCGTCGCCAACCGGCTCCGGCATCCGCCTGACCTTTTCCACGCCCATGGACGCCCGCCGGGCCGCGCCCTTTGTCACGGTCAAACCCGAAACCAGCCATTCCCTGTCCGCCGACGGCCCGATCCTGATCCTGTCCGGCGGGTTCGCGCCCGGCACCCGCTACACGGTCACCATCCGCCAGGGACTGACCGCGCCCGACGGCGCCCTGCTCGACAAGACCGAGTCCGCCGCCCTGACCGTGCCCGACGTGACGCCAAGCGCGGACTTCGTGGGCACGGGGCTGTTCCTGCCGCGCTCGGCCAGGGCCGGGCTGGTCCTGGAGGCGGTCAACACGGACCGCGTGGAACTGCGCGTGGACCGGGTCTACCCCAACAACCTCTTTGCCATGCTCAGCGAGTACGGCAGCCGCCTGTTCGAGGACCAGTGGGACTACTCCGGCGTGCCCTATACCTTGGGCGGGACCATCTTCGAGGCCACCCTGCGCACCGACGGCGAGCGCAACAAGCCCGTGCGCGTGCCGGTGCGGCTCGACTCCATCCGGGCAGGCGAGCGCGGCCTGTTCAAGGTCAGCGCGACCATTCCGGGCCAGTCGGGCGTCAAGCGGTGGCTCGCCCTGACCGACATCGGCCTGACAGCCAAGCAGGGCGCGGACGGCTTCCTGATCTGGACCGTGTCCAACACCTCCCTGGCCCCCCTGCCCGGCACCCGGCTGACCCTGATCAGCGACAAGAACCAGCGGCTGGGCACTGCCGTGGCCGACGAGCGCGGCGCAGCCAAAATCCCGCCAACCCCGGACCGGGGCGCGGGCGCGCCCTTCATGATCCTGGCCGAGCGCGACGACGATTTCGCCTTTCTCCTGCTCTCGCGCTCGGCAGTGGACACCACCGGGCTCGATGTCACGGGCGTGACCGCGCCCCAGTCAGGCCTGCGCGCCTATCTCTACGGCGAGCGCGACCTCTACCGGCCCGGCGAGACCGCACAGGGAGTGGCCGTCATCCGCAAGGACGACCTGACCGCGCCCGCGCCCATGCCCCTGGTCCTGGTCCAACGCGATCCGCGTGGCCGCGAGGTGCGCAGGCTGCGGCTGGACAGCGGCGACACGGGGTTGGCTCCCTTTGCCCTGGACGTGGCCGATTACGCCCTGACTGGCGACCACACCCTGGAGCTGCTGGCGGGCGACACGGTCATCGGCTCGTCCCGGTTCAAGGTCGAGGAATTCATCCCGGACCGGATCGCGGCGGAGGTGACCACGGACACCACGGTATACGCGCCCGGCCAGGAGGTGCGGGCCGGGGTCACGGCCAGCTATCTTTTCGGCCCGCCAGCGGCCAACCTGCCGGTCACGGCCCGCGTCCTGCTCCGCGCGGCCCCGTTCACGGCCAAGGGATTTGAGGAGTACGTCTTCGGCGACCCGGACGCGGACTTTGCCCAGCAGGAGATATTCGAGCAGGAGGCAACCCTGGACGACGCGGGCAAGGCGTCCTTTGTCATCCCCATGCCCGACGGCCTGGCCCCCCCGGCGGCCCTGGAGGCGATCATCCTGGGCCGGGTCAGCGAGACCGGCGGACGCGGGGTCACGGCCCGCAAGCGGGTGGTGGTCCACCCCCATCCCTATTACCTCGGCGTGCGCGCCCTGGACAAAAAAGGGTTTGCCCCGGCCAAGCCCGTGACCTTTGATTTCGTGGCCCTGACCCCGGACGGCGCACCTGCGGCCCACGGGCCGCTCTCGGCCCGGCTCTACCGCGACCGCTGGCGCACCGCTGTCCGGCTGACCCCGTCCGGCGGCTACCGCTACGAATCGGTCAACGACCCGGAACTCATCTCCGAGCAAGTCGTGCCTGCTGGCACCGGCCCTGGCTCGGTCAGCTTCACCCCGCCTGACTACGGTAGTTACCGGATGCTTATCGACACTGTTGAGTCCCCGTCATCCGGGGCTTCCGGCGCATCGGGCGTGGCCACGTTCTTCTGCGGCGGCTGGGGCTACTCGCCCTGGGCCCTGGAGAACCCGGCCCGCATCGAGCTGGTCCTGGACAAGGACCACTACCAGCCCGGCGACAACGCGGTGGTCCAGATCCGGGCCCCCTTCCCCGGACGGCTGCTCATGGCCGTGGAGGGCGACACGGTCAGCGACACCCGGATCATCGACCTGACCGGCAATACCGGCGAGGCCGTGTTTCCGGTCAAACTGGCCTACGGCCCCAACGTCCACGTCACCGCCCTGCTGGTGCGCAAGGCGTCGGACGTGGCCGAAGGGTCGGTGGGCCGCGCCTTTGGGGCCGCGCCCCTGGCCGTGGACACCCTGGCCAACAAGCTCGACCCGAAGGTGAGCGCGCCCGCCGAAGTCCGGCCCGAGACCGCGCTTGACATCGAGGTCAGCCTGGACAAGCACGTCAGGCCCAACGCCGTGATCACCATCGCTGCGGTGGACGAGGGCATCATGCAGCTCTCTGGCGCGGACGACCCGGACCCGTTCGGCTTTTTCTACGCCCGCCGCGCCCTGGGCGTGACCAGTTACGACACCTTTGCCATGCTCTATCCCGATCTGGCCCGAATCATGGGCGCGGCCACGCCGGGTGGCGGCATGGAAATGCTGGCCGAGAGCCAGTTCATGCGTACCGAGGGCATCCGCCGGGTCACGCCCGTGGCCTTCTGGTCCGGCCCGCTGACCGTGGGCGACGACAACACCGTGCGCTGGAGCGTGACCCTGCCCGACTTCCAGGGCGCGCTGCGCGTGGTGGCCGTGGGCCTTGACGGCAAACGGCTGGGCACGGGCCGGGCCATGGTCCGGGTGCGCTCGCCCCTGGCTGTCAGCCCCACCCTGCCGCGCTTTCTGGCCGCTGGCGACGAAATCGAGATGCCCGTGACCGTGCGCAACGATCTCGGCATCGGCTCCGGCAATACCGACTCAAACGCCACCTCGACATCCGGCATTGACGCCATCACCCTGGAGGTAACGGCCACGGGCGCGCTGACCAGCACGGCAACGCCGGTCACCCTCCAGATCGCCAGGGGCACGGAGCAGACCGTGTACCTGCCGGTCTCGGCCCTGCCGGGCGCGGGCGGCGACGGTACGGTCACGGTCACGGCCTCGGCTCCTATTGCGGCCACTGGCACGGGGAAACGCGAAACGCGCCGCGTGGTCACCCACCTGCCCGTGCGCCCGGTCTCGCCCTTTCGCCGCGAGCTGGCCTTCGGCGCACTCACGGGCCAGTCCGACGAGCTGGTCCCGGCAGCGTCCGGGTTCGTGCCCGGCACCGTGACCCGCGAGGCGGTCCTGGGCGGGCTGCCCCTGGCCCGGTTCGCAGGCAAGCTCGAAAACCTCCTGGCCTATCCCTACGGCTGCGCCGAGCAGACCGCGTCCCAGGCCTTCCCCCTGATCCGGTTCGGCGAGCTGGCCCGCCAGTATGCGCCCTCCCTCTCCGGCGACACAAGCCCAGCCTTCATGGTCCAGTCCGCCATCATGCGGCTGTTGTCCATGCAGGCGGACAACGGTGGCTTTGCCCTGTGGCCCGGCGGCGAGAGCTCGCCCTGGGTCAGCGCCTACGTCACCCACTTCCTGCTTGAGGCGTCCCGCGCGGGCTACACCTCGCCCGGCATGCTGGAGCGCGCCCTGGACCACATGGCCGATCTGGCCACCGCGCGCGGCTCAGACCTCGACCCCACGGCCTACGCCCTCTTTGATCTCGCCCTGGCCGGTCAGGCCGACCGGGGGTCCATGGACGAACTGCGCGACCGGCGCGCAACCGCCCTCTCGCCCCTGGCCCGCACCTTGATCGCGGCCAGCTACGCCCTGGCGGGCGACATGGATTCGTGCAACACCCTGCTCGCCACCCGGCCTGTTCCGGCCGATGGCCGCCAGCCGGGCGGGCGCATGGGCTCCGGCCTGCGCGACGCGGCCCTGATGCTCCTGGCCCTGGCCGAGGCCGCGCCCAGCGATCCGCTGCTGCCCCAGCTGGCAGCGGACGTGTCCCGACGCATGGAGACGCCCGACTGGGGCACTACCCAGGAGAACGGCCTTGCCTTCGCGGCCCTGGGCAAGACCCTGGCCGCGGCCAGCCCCGCGCCCCTGACAGGCCGAATCATGGCCGGGGAGTGGGCGGCCCCCTTTGCCGACGCATCAAGCGTGACCGCCACAACAGACACCAGCGACGCGCCCCTGCGGGTGGAACTGGCGGAACCTGCGGAGGGTGGACAGGCCGAGGGCAACGCCACGGTCTACTGGTCGGTGACCACTCGCGGCGTACCCGTGCCGGAGAGCCTTGTCCCGGCCAGCCACGGGCTTGAAGTCCGGCGCACCTTCCTTGACCGAAGCGGCGCACCGGCAGACCTCTCCAGCCTGCCCCAGGGCGCGCTGGTGATCATGAAGACCGAGCTGCGCAGCACGGGCCAGGGCGTGGAGAACGTGGTTCTCCAGTGCCTGCTGCCCGCCGGGCTGGAGGTGGAGAACCCGCGCCTGGACACCACCGAGACCGCGCCCCTGGCCGCTGACAACGAACTGCCCCTGACCGGGCATCAGGACCTGCGCGACGACCGGGTGCTCTTCTTCACCGATCTGCCCCGGACCGGCTGGTATGCGGGCTACACCCAGCTGCGGGCCGTGACGCCGGGCCGCTACGGGCTGCCCCCGGTCCAGGCCGAGGCCATGTACAACCCGGCCATCATGGCCGCAGACGCGCCGGGCAGCGTGACCGTGACCAGGGAGCCGTAG